Sequence from the Rhodopirellula halodulae genome:
GCACGCGACCATATGGTTCGCAAGCCAAAGAAGTTGGGGCGTGACGATGAGTGTTGAAGATCGAATCACCGAGTTGGAAATTCAACTCGCTCATACGCAACGAACATGCGATCAACTGAATGAGATCGTCACGCAAATGTCAATCGATGCCCAACGTCGCGATCGAGAAATGAGTCGGATGGTTGGTCAATTGAAGGACCTGAAGAGCAAAGTGGATGAGCAGGGGCCAAGCTTGGAAGACGAGAAACCACCGCACTATTGATATCGAGGTGGGTGATTTCGAGGTTGGCGGTTCTGAGGTCGGAGGATCGCACGATGGAGATTTGTGCCGGTTACGCAGGTTTTTCCGTCAAGGCGAGACGGATCGTTTGACGATGCAAGATTCGACGGTCTCCCGAGTCTTGTTTTAACACCAGGTCCAC
This genomic interval carries:
- a CDS encoding SlyX family protein, yielding MSVEDRITELEIQLAHTQRTCDQLNEIVTQMSIDAQRRDREMSRMVGQLKDLKSKVDEQGPSLEDEKPPHY